TGAATAATAATAAAATCACAAAATCGATAACCCGTTCAGAAATAATGCTACCAAAACCTTTGTCAAACGGAATGTTTTTGTAGTTTTTTAAAACCAAAGCACGTGAAATTTCGCCCGAACGCGGAACGGTTAAATTCATGATATACCCAATGCAAACAGCCATAAAATTATTAGGAAAATTGGACTGATAGCCCATATAATTTAAGCTGTATTTCCAACGGTAAGCTCGGCATCCTAAACTAATTAAAGAAAAGATGGTAGAAATTACAATGAAGTTGTAATTGGCGTTTTGAAATTGCAATTTTATTTCTTGCAATTGTTGCGCAGTAAACTGATTGTACGCATAATAAACTAAAAATACTCCCAGAATGAGTGGGAGTATTATAGATATTGTTTTTTTTATTGAAGCTTTCAAATTACGTTAAGGAGTTGTTTTCTTCGTTCGGAAAAATTACAGATGGTTTAAAGTTTTTAGCTTCTTCCATGGTTGCTAACGCGTAAGCAATAATAATTATTATATCGTCTTTTTGAACTTTACGTGCCGCAGGACCGTTTAATGTAATTACGCCCGAATTTCTTGGTCCTGGAATTGCGTATGTTTCAAAACGTTCGCCGTTATTAATATTTACAATAGAAACTTTTTCGCCTTCAAAAATATTTGCAGCTTCTAATAATGCTTCGTCAATTGTAATACTTCCGATGTAATTTAAATCTGCACCCGTAACTTTTACGCGATGGATTTTTGATTTTAAAATTTCGATTTGCATGATGCAAAAATAATTAATTTAATAATATGTTGTCAATTAATCTAACTCCTTCTATGTAAGCAACTAGAAAACCGCGGTATTTTTTATTCGCTTCTTTTGTTTGTGCTGTAATAAGAGTTTCTTGGTCTGCAATTTCGAAATATTCTAGCTCAAAATCAGCATTATTTTTAAATTTATTTTCAACAAAAGCTTTAACCTCTGCAATTGTTGCTGTTTTAAACAAGTTTTGCGCCTCTGTTAATGTTTGGAATAAAAACGTAGATTTTGTTTTTGCTTGCGCAGATAAACGTTCGTTGCGTGAGCTCATTGCCAATCCATCAGATTCTCTGTAAATAGGACAGCCTATAATTTCTGTTGGTAAATGGTAGTTTTTAACCAGTGCTTTAATGATTAACAGTTGCTGAAAATCTTTTTCTCCAAAATATGCTTTGGTTGGTTTTACAATGTCAAATAACTTAGTAATAATAGTTCCAACGCCATCAAAATGTCCCGGACGTGCTGCGCCTTCCATTTGGTTTTCTAACCCATTAAAACTGTAGTTTTCTGCCGTAACATTGTTTCCATAAACTTCATCAGCTGTCGGTGCAAAAACAATAATGTTTGGATCTAATTCTGCTATTTTTTTTACATCACGTTCCAAAGTTCGTGGGTATTTTGCTAAATCGTCTGCATTATTAAATTGCGTTGGGTTAACAAAAATGCTTATCACCGTAACATCATTTTCTTTTAAAGATTGTTCTAAAAGCGACAAATGTCCTTGGTGCAAAGCGCCCATGGTTGGCACTAAACCTATGGTTTTGTGCTCTTTTATACTAGTCGATAAATAACTAATTAAGTTACTTTTTTTATGGTAAACAGACATTGTTTTAAATTTTAATTTGGTGCAAACTTACTATTTTGTATAATAACTGCATAAAATTTTGTAATTTTGCTTGTTTTTTAGACACAAAAAAAATTAAAATTATATTGTAATGGAGGATAAGAGGGTATTATACGTATCATCAGAGGTGGTGCCTTATTTGCCAGAGAATGAAGTTTCATTAATGTCGTTTGAGGTTCCTAAAATGATTAACGATCAAGGTGGTCAGATTAGAATTTTTACACCACGCTATGGTAGCATAAACGAAAGAAGACATCAATTGCATGAGGTTATTAGATTATCTGGAATGAATTTGGTGATTAATGACATGGATATGCCTCTAATTATTAAGGTTGCATCAATTCCTAAAGAAAGAATTCAGGTTTATTTTATAGATAACGACGAGTATTTTAAGCGTAAAACAACTTTTGCTCATGAAGATGGCGAAATGTTTGCCGATAATGATGAAAGAGCAATATTTTTTGCAAAAGGTGTGGTAGAAACAGTTAAAAAATTAAACTGGGTTCCAGATATTATTCACGTTCACGGTTGGATGGCATCGTTTTTACCAATTTACATGAAGCATTTTTACAAAGATGATGCGCTTTTTGTTGATACAAAAATTGTAACTTCGGTGTATTCTAAATCTTTTGACGGGGTGATTAATGAAAAAACGTTAGATAAAATTACGTTTGATGAGATTCCGGCAGATGCAATTTCTAAATTGGCTGAATCTAATTATGACAACATCATGAAAACTGCCATAGATCATTCAGACGGAATAATTATAGCATCTGAAAATCTTTCTGAAGATTTAGTTAAATATGTTGAGAATTCTCAAAAACCTTTTTTACCTTTCGTGGGTAAAGATGAATTTGCAGAAGTTTATACAGATTTCTATAAGAACAAGATATAATATGAAAAAAAAATCAGGGCTATTGGCTCGTTTTATGTTGGCGTTTGCCTCAATTTGGTTGGTTTCGTGTGATAAAGATTTTAATTCACTCGGAGCTGATTTGGTAAACGACGATTTTATGGATGTAGCCGTTTATTCCAACACATCGGGTATTGAGTCGGGATATTTAAAAACGGGTGCTGTAGCAACCAATAAGTTAGCGTTAAATAATTTAGGTGCTTTTACGCATCCTACATTAGGTAATTCAGAATATCATTTTGTTACGCAACTTGCTTTAGACCAATATTCACCTGATTTAGGTCAAGAACCTACCATTGATTCGGTTTACATGTACGTGCCTTATTTTTCTAAATTAGCATCTACAGAAACCAGCGGCCGTCGCATTTATACGTTAGATTCAATTAAAGGTACCGGAACTTTTGATTTAAAAGTTTACGAAAATAACTATTACTTATCATCAATCGATCCAAATGCTACCGATGGGGTAAGAAGATATTATTCTAACGATAAACCAAATTTTGATTCAAACAAAGGTGCCGTACTTAATACCAGTACAAATCTGGTTCAAAACGCACAGTTTAAATTTGATAATTCAGAAATCGCATTGTTTAAACGCAATGAAAATGGTGAATTATTAAATAGTGAAGGAAATGTAATTTCTGAATCAGCTCCGTACGACCAAAAAGTAGTTTTAGAAAGATTTGAGCCAGGAATGTGGTTGGATTTAGATAAAACCTATTTTCAAAATAAAATATTCAATACCAACTCTTCTAACTTGTCAAGCTTTCAGAGTTTTTCAAATTATTTTAGAGGTTTGTATTTTAATGTAACACAAGATCCTGCAAATCAAGGTGCATTGGCAACTTTAGATTTTAGCAAAGGATATATTCAGATTAACTATTCTTACAAAAACGAAAATGGCGATGTGTTTAAAAACACATTAAAAATGACTTTTACGGGTGAAACGGTTAGTTTAATAGAAAATCAATACACAAACTTACCACAAACATCAACAGATAAATTGTTGGTTGTTGGTGGAGGTAAAGGTTCTGGTGCAACTTCTACAGACGGATATATTACATATATCGATTTGTTTGGTAAAGATGCAGGAAACGGAATTCCTGAACAAATAGATATTTTAACCAATTACAATTGGTTAATTAACGAAGCAAACGTAACTATTTATGTGGATCAAGATTTTATTGGAGCAGATCCAAAATACGTTCCGCAACGTTTGTTTTTATACGATTTAAATAATAGTTCTGTTTTAGTTGATTATTCTAACGATACATCTTCAAACACCAGCGATCCGAAAAAGAACAAAGGGGTTTATAGCGGTTTGTTAGTTAAATCTGATGATAACGGATATTACTATAAATTTAGAATTACAGAATACGTAAAAGGTTTAATCAAATCGCAAACGCCAATGTTAGATGCCAAAAACAAATATCGTTTAGGGCTTTCTGTAACCGAGGCAATTAGCTTGGCAACATTTACACCGTTGTTAAATGAATTAGCACCTTTAACTGTAAAACAAATCCCAACTGGGTCGGTAATCAGTCCGTTAGGAACTGTTTTGCATGGCGCAAATACAGCACAAACTGATAAAAAAATTAAGTTTGAAGTTTATTACACAAATCCTAATTAAAAAATTATGTGTGGAATAGTTGGATATATTGGCCATCGTGAAGCATACCCAGTAGTTATTAAAGGGTTACAACGTTTAGAATATCGCGGTTATGACAGTGCAGGTATTGTATTGTACGATGGTGAAAAAATGAAACTTGCTAAAACAAAAGGTAAAGTTTCGGATCTTGAGAATAAAGCAGAGCAAGAAATTACATTAAACGGAAATATTGGAATTGGACATACACGTTGGGCAACCCACGGAGTTCCTAATGACGTGAATTCGCATCCACATTATTCTAATTCTGAAGAATTGGTTATTATTCATAACGGAATTATTGAGAATTACGAGCCGTTAAAACAAGAATTAATTAAACGTGGTTACACGTTTAAATCTGATACCGATACTGAGGTTTTAATTAATTTAATCGAAGATGTTCAAAAAACAAACGGATTTAAATTAGGTAAAGCGGTTCAGGTTGCGTTAAATCAGGTGGTTGGTGCCTATGCAATTTGTGTTTTTGATGTTAAAAAACCAAACGAAATTATTGCAGCACGTTTAGGAAGCCCATTAGCAATTGGTATTGGTGAAAACGAATATTTTGTTGCTTCTGATGCATCTCCTTTTATTGAATATACAAATAATGCTATTTATTTAGAAGATGAAGAAATGGCTATTATTCGTTTAGATAAAGAATTAAAAATTCGTAAAATTAAAGACGATTCTTTAGTTGATCCTTATGTTCAAGAATTGCAATTAAACTTAGAACAAATTGAAAAAGGAGGTTACGATCATTTCATGCTAAAAGAAATTCACGAACAACCAAGCGTAATTCGTGATACGTTCCGCGGCAGATTATTAACTGATCAAGGCATTGTAAGAATGGCTGGGTTGGAAGATAATATTGAAAAATTCACCAAAGCAAGCCGCATCATTATTGTTGCTTGTGGTACATCTTGGCATGCTGGATTAGTAGGTGAATATTTAATTGAAGAATTTGCACGTATTCCGGTTGAGGTTGAATATGCTTCAGAATTTAGATACCGTAATCCAATTATAAATAAAGGAGATATTGTTATTGCAATTTCTCAATCGGGCGAAACGGCAGATACATTAGCAGCTATTAAATTAGCAAAATCGCAAGGTGCTTTTGTTTTCGGAGTTTGTAACGTAGTAGGTTCATCTATTTCTAGAGAAACTCATGCAGGTGCTTATACACATGCTGGTCCTGAAATTGGGGTAGCATCAACTAAAGCTTTTACAACACAAATTACTGTATTGTCTTTAATGGCATTGCGTTTGGCTCAAGCTAAAGGACAAATGTCTAATTCAGATTTTGTTCGCCATTTAGTAGAAATGGAACAAATTCCTGGTAAAGTTGCTGAAGCGTTAAAAGCAAATCAACATATTATTGATATTGCGCGTTGTTATAAAGATGCGACAAACTGCTTGTATTTAGGTCGTGGATTTAATTACCCTGTAGCGATAGAAGGTGCTTTGAAATTAAAAGAAATTTCATACATCCACGCAGAAGGATATCCAGCTGCAGAAATGAAGCACGGGCCGATTGCGTTAATTGACGAACACATGCCGGTTATTGTAATTGCTCCTAAACAAAGTCATTACGATAAAGTGGTAAGTAATATTCAAGAAATTAAGGCGCGTAGCGGAAAAATTATTGCTGTGGTGACTAAAGGAGATGAACAAGTTCGTGCGTTGGCAGATCATGTAATCGAGATTCCTGAAACTAACGAATCGTTATCACCAATTGTATCTATCATTCCGTTACAATTGTTGTCTTATCATATTGCTGTTATGCGTGGTTGTAACGTGGATCAGCCTAGAAATTTAGCTAAATCCGTAACTGTAGAATAGTCACGGACTTTGGTTGTTACAACCAATTTAAAAAAACAATAAATATATTCTAAGATTAGAAAAAAAAAGCTTAAATTTGCACTTCGAAAACAATGTTTTAATACGAAACGTAAATAGCTGTTTAATAAATACATAAGTAATGTCGAAAATTACAGGTAAAGTTGCTCAAATTATCGGTCCAGTTGTTGACGTGATTTTCAACAATCAAGAAGCCGAACTTCCAAAAATTTATGATTCATTAGAAATCGTAAAAGCAGATGGTTCCAAATTAGTTTTAGAGGTTCAATCTCACGTAGGAGAAAATACCGTACGTACAATTTCAATGGACTCAACAGACGGATTGTCTAGAGGTCAAGAAGTTGTTTCTTTAGGTACTCCAATTCAAATGCCAATTGGTAAAGATATTTATGGTCGTTTATTCAATGTAATTGGAGACGCTATTGATGGTTTAGGTAATTTACCGAAAGAAGGTGAAAACGGATTGCCTATTCACAGAGAAGCACCAAAATTTGAAGACTTATCAACTTCATCAGAAGTTTTATATACAGGTATCAAAGTAATCGATTTAATTGAACCATACGCAAAAGGTGGTAAAATTGGATTGTTTGGTGGTGCAGGTGTTGGTAAAACCGTATTAATTCAGGAATTAATTAATAACATTGCAAAAGGACACGGAGGTTTATCTGTTTTTGCTGGTGTTGGTGAACGTACTCGTGAAGGGAACGATTTATTACGCGAAATGTTAGAATCTGGAATTATTAAATACGGAGATGATTTCATGCATTCTATGGAAGAAGGCGGATGGGACTTATCAAAAGTTGACAAACCAGGAATGAGAGATTCTAAAGCAACTTTCGTATTCGGACAGATGAACGAACCACCAGGAGCTCGTGCACGTGTTGCTTTATCAGGTTTAACTATTGCTGAATATTTCCGTGATGGTGCTGGTGAAGGACAAGGTAAAGACGTGTTATTCTTCGTTGATAATATTTTCCGCTTTACACAAGCTGGTTCTGAGGTTTCTGCTTTATTAGGGCGTATGCCATCTGCGGTAGGATACCAACCAACTTTAGCTACAGAAATGGGTGCAATGCAAGAGCGTATTACATCTACTAAAAACGGTTCTATTACATCTGTACAAGCGGTTTATGTACCTGCGGACGACTTAACTGACCCGGCTCCAGCTACAACTTTCGCGCACTTAGATGCTACAACAGTATTATCTCGTAAAATTGCTGAGTTAGGTATTTATCCAGCGGTAGATCCATTAGATTCTACTTCTCGTATCTTAACTCCAGAAATTTTAGGTGATGAGCACTATAACTGTGCACAACGCGTTAAAGAAATTTTACAACGTTACAAAGAATTACAAGATATTATTGCAATTTTAGGTATGGAAGAATTATCTGATGAAGATAAATTGGCTGTATCTCGTGCACGTCGTGTTCAACGTTTCTTATCACAACCTTTCCATGTAGCTGAACAATTTACTGGTATTCCTGGAGTATTAGTTGATATTAAAGATACAATTAAAGGGTTTAACATGATTATGGATGGTGAATTAGACCATTTGCCAGAAGCTGCTTTTAACTTACAAGGTACTATTGAAGACGTTGTAAAAGCAGGTCAAAAAATGTTAGCTGAAGCTTAATAACTTGTTATATTACTTGTTTATCAAGTAGTTTTAACTACAAACTTTATTATTATGATTGTAGAAATTGTTTCGCCAGAAGCTACTTTATTTAAAGGGGAAGTTACCTCTGTTGCTGTGCCTGGTGTAAATGGCGAGTTTCAGATGTTAAATAATCACGCACCAATCGTGTCGTTATTAACAAAAGGTAATGTAAAATTAGTAGGTTCTAACCTTGCTTTTGAGGCTGGTTTTGCTGATAAATTCAACAAAATTGATTCATCTACGTTTTGGTTACCTATTAACTCTGGTACATTAGAATTGAATGATAATAAAATTATCATTTTAGCAGACTAAACTTTCAAGTTTATATAAAAAAAGCCTAGCATTTTTGCTAGGCTTTTTTGTTTTCTATATCGTTTAAAAAATCAAAAATTAAATGTGATTCATAACCTTTGTAACTAAGCTGTGAGATAAATTTATTTTTCTTTTTTAGTATATCTTTTTCATTTATGCTTTCCCATTTTTTTTCAGCATAAGCCAAAAATCGTGTTTCGTAAGCTTCGTTAATTTCTTTTAACGCAGTTTCTATATTTCTGGCCGATATATCTCTAAATTTTAATTCTTGCTTTATTTTGTTTCTTCCCCAGTTTTTGTAAAAATGCTTGCCACGGGTAAATGATATCGCAAAACGTTCTTCGTTAAGATATTTGTTTTCAATTAAAGCAATCAATATGTTTTGCTTTTCTTCTGGCGTTAAATGGTATTCAAAAAGCTTATATTCTACTTCTTTGTAGCATCTGTCTTGGTAACTACAATAATATTCTAATTTATTTAATACCTCGTTTACGGGTAGGCTCTTCAAAATTATAAATTTAAGTTTTTATGTGTTTTTTCAATAGCTTGTTCGTTTTTCCAGTCAATCCATTGTTGTCCTTTTTTCTTACGCATGTAGTTGTCGTAATGGCGCATAATAAATACGTTGTAAGCTGCATTTACTAGGTTGTTAATTTTGCGTGGAAATGCACGTAAACTCATCGAAATGCTTGGCGTTAAATATTTCATGTAATGCCAATAACCTTCGGGCATGTATAGCATTTCGCCGTGCTTCAGGTTGCAAATATATCCTTCTGCTTTTTTTAAGGCAGGAAACTTGTTGTAATCCGGATTGTCAAAATCAATATCTTCTCGAGAAATTAACGAATGTGGAATTTTATATAAGTATTTTGTTTGATCTGGAGCAAAAAGCATGCATTGTTTTTCTCCGTTAAAGTTAAAATGTAAAATATTTGAATAATCAATGTCAAAATGCATAAAAACTTTGGAGTTTGACCCACCAAAAAATAACATCGGTAATTGTTTTACTAAGCGCAACCCAATATCAGGCCATTTAAAATCTGATTTTAATTGAGGTACTTCTTTCATGATATTGTACAAAAATATTCTGTAATTGGTAGGTTCTTTTTCTAGCAAATCAATATAATCGCCCATCTTCATTTCGGCATGCGCCTGATTAAAACCATCTTCGGCACGAACCGGTCTGTCGTCATATAAAGGTACAATTTTATCGCCAGCAATTTCTTTTATGTAATGAA
This genomic window from Flavobacterium agricola contains:
- the panD gene encoding aspartate 1-decarboxylase, with amino-acid sequence MQIEILKSKIHRVKVTGADLNYIGSITIDEALLEAANIFEGEKVSIVNINNGERFETYAIPGPRNSGVITLNGPAARKVQKDDIIIIIAYALATMEEAKNFKPSVIFPNEENNSLT
- the panC gene encoding pantoate--beta-alanine ligase, producing MSVYHKKSNLISYLSTSIKEHKTIGLVPTMGALHQGHLSLLEQSLKENDVTVISIFVNPTQFNNADDLAKYPRTLERDVKKIAELDPNIIVFAPTADEVYGNNVTAENYSFNGLENQMEGAARPGHFDGVGTIITKLFDIVKPTKAYFGEKDFQQLLIIKALVKNYHLPTEIIGCPIYRESDGLAMSSRNERLSAQAKTKSTFLFQTLTEAQNLFKTATIAEVKAFVENKFKNNADFELEYFEIADQETLITAQTKEANKKYRGFLVAYIEGVRLIDNILLN
- a CDS encoding glycogen/starch synthase is translated as MEDKRVLYVSSEVVPYLPENEVSLMSFEVPKMINDQGGQIRIFTPRYGSINERRHQLHEVIRLSGMNLVINDMDMPLIIKVASIPKERIQVYFIDNDEYFKRKTTFAHEDGEMFADNDERAIFFAKGVVETVKKLNWVPDIIHVHGWMASFLPIYMKHFYKDDALFVDTKIVTSVYSKSFDGVINEKTLDKITFDEIPADAISKLAESNYDNIMKTAIDHSDGIIIASENLSEDLVKYVENSQKPFLPFVGKDEFAEVYTDFYKNKI
- a CDS encoding DUF4270 domain-containing protein, whose product is MKKKSGLLARFMLAFASIWLVSCDKDFNSLGADLVNDDFMDVAVYSNTSGIESGYLKTGAVATNKLALNNLGAFTHPTLGNSEYHFVTQLALDQYSPDLGQEPTIDSVYMYVPYFSKLASTETSGRRIYTLDSIKGTGTFDLKVYENNYYLSSIDPNATDGVRRYYSNDKPNFDSNKGAVLNTSTNLVQNAQFKFDNSEIALFKRNENGELLNSEGNVISESAPYDQKVVLERFEPGMWLDLDKTYFQNKIFNTNSSNLSSFQSFSNYFRGLYFNVTQDPANQGALATLDFSKGYIQINYSYKNENGDVFKNTLKMTFTGETVSLIENQYTNLPQTSTDKLLVVGGGKGSGATSTDGYITYIDLFGKDAGNGIPEQIDILTNYNWLINEANVTIYVDQDFIGADPKYVPQRLFLYDLNNSSVLVDYSNDTSSNTSDPKKNKGVYSGLLVKSDDNGYYYKFRITEYVKGLIKSQTPMLDAKNKYRLGLSVTEAISLATFTPLLNELAPLTVKQIPTGSVISPLGTVLHGANTAQTDKKIKFEVYYTNPN
- the glmS gene encoding glutamine--fructose-6-phosphate transaminase (isomerizing), which encodes MCGIVGYIGHREAYPVVIKGLQRLEYRGYDSAGIVLYDGEKMKLAKTKGKVSDLENKAEQEITLNGNIGIGHTRWATHGVPNDVNSHPHYSNSEELVIIHNGIIENYEPLKQELIKRGYTFKSDTDTEVLINLIEDVQKTNGFKLGKAVQVALNQVVGAYAICVFDVKKPNEIIAARLGSPLAIGIGENEYFVASDASPFIEYTNNAIYLEDEEMAIIRLDKELKIRKIKDDSLVDPYVQELQLNLEQIEKGGYDHFMLKEIHEQPSVIRDTFRGRLLTDQGIVRMAGLEDNIEKFTKASRIIIVACGTSWHAGLVGEYLIEEFARIPVEVEYASEFRYRNPIINKGDIVIAISQSGETADTLAAIKLAKSQGAFVFGVCNVVGSSISRETHAGAYTHAGPEIGVASTKAFTTQITVLSLMALRLAQAKGQMSNSDFVRHLVEMEQIPGKVAEALKANQHIIDIARCYKDATNCLYLGRGFNYPVAIEGALKLKEISYIHAEGYPAAEMKHGPIALIDEHMPVIVIAPKQSHYDKVVSNIQEIKARSGKIIAVVTKGDEQVRALADHVIEIPETNESLSPIVSIIPLQLLSYHIAVMRGCNVDQPRNLAKSVTVE
- the atpD gene encoding F0F1 ATP synthase subunit beta, whose amino-acid sequence is MSKITGKVAQIIGPVVDVIFNNQEAELPKIYDSLEIVKADGSKLVLEVQSHVGENTVRTISMDSTDGLSRGQEVVSLGTPIQMPIGKDIYGRLFNVIGDAIDGLGNLPKEGENGLPIHREAPKFEDLSTSSEVLYTGIKVIDLIEPYAKGGKIGLFGGAGVGKTVLIQELINNIAKGHGGLSVFAGVGERTREGNDLLREMLESGIIKYGDDFMHSMEEGGWDLSKVDKPGMRDSKATFVFGQMNEPPGARARVALSGLTIAEYFRDGAGEGQGKDVLFFVDNIFRFTQAGSEVSALLGRMPSAVGYQPTLATEMGAMQERITSTKNGSITSVQAVYVPADDLTDPAPATTFAHLDATTVLSRKIAELGIYPAVDPLDSTSRILTPEILGDEHYNCAQRVKEILQRYKELQDIIAILGMEELSDEDKLAVSRARRVQRFLSQPFHVAEQFTGIPGVLVDIKDTIKGFNMIMDGELDHLPEAAFNLQGTIEDVVKAGQKMLAEA
- a CDS encoding F0F1 ATP synthase subunit epsilon; protein product: MIVEIVSPEATLFKGEVTSVAVPGVNGEFQMLNNHAPIVSLLTKGNVKLVGSNLAFEAGFADKFNKIDSSTFWLPINSGTLELNDNKIIILAD
- a CDS encoding regulatory protein RecX, with the translated sequence MKSLPVNEVLNKLEYYCSYQDRCYKEVEYKLFEYHLTPEEKQNILIALIENKYLNEERFAISFTRGKHFYKNWGRNKIKQELKFRDISARNIETALKEINEAYETRFLAYAEKKWESINEKDILKKKNKFISQLSYKGYESHLIFDFLNDIENKKA
- a CDS encoding cupin-like domain-containing protein — protein: MKLKQIDRVKTISKKDFVEKYVKKQIPVVIEELTHDWPAYKKWHLHYIKEIAGDKIVPLYDDRPVRAEDGFNQAHAEMKMGDYIDLLEKEPTNYRIFLYNIMKEVPQLKSDFKWPDIGLRLVKQLPMLFFGGSNSKVFMHFDIDYSNILHFNFNGEKQCMLFAPDQTKYLYKIPHSLISREDIDFDNPDYNKFPALKKAEGYICNLKHGEMLYMPEGYWHYMKYLTPSISMSLRAFPRKINNLVNAAYNVFIMRHYDNYMRKKKGQQWIDWKNEQAIEKTHKNLNL